The nucleotide sequence ATAAGGCTGGTGAGGCAAGGGTTAATTTGAATCTTTTGGCACTGCGGAGGACGGTCACGCTGAAGGGTATCATCAACGGTCCAAGGGATAGGTTTGAGGAGATGTGTCGGTTTTACGAGAAGCATCAGATCAGGCCGGTGGTGGACCGTGTGTttgggtttgaggaggcggctGAGGCGATGAAGTATCTCGCCGGTGGGTCGCACTTTGGGAAGGTGGTTGTGAGGGTTGAGTAGCTATAAAGCGTGGAACTGCATACGATTATTATTATTGCCTCTTCGATGTTGTGGCTGATAAGCTCTGAATGGCGTCTTATGAGAGTTATAAATTAGCTAAGGTGGGTAAACGGGGCTTGCGGTATTGGTTCGTGCACAACGCAaggttttgttttgtcgaATATTTCCCACACTGTTTTCATTGACGGACACTTTCCCTCTCATTTATTCCATTCCGGCCCACGACACCGTTTGATATTCCCTGCACCAGCGCGTTAATATCCCCATAAGCAACTTCTGGCTGCCTACTTCATCCTCAACAAGAGGAACAGGACGACCTTCCACGACCAGCTTGTCGTTCATAATGGCTCTTGCAAAACTCCCCACTGAGCTGCAGACCCGTATCTGCGAAATCTTGAACGAGGAGCATCGGGATAGTCTGGTATCCCTCTCGTAGACCAACCGATATTTTCGGGCGGTTGCCAGTACGTGTCCGCTCAGCATTCTGACCTTGACCGTTTCGACTGAAGGTTTTGAGAAACTGATCCAAGATTGCTCCCAGTTCCTAGGCCAGAATGACGGCTTCCGTCATGTCCATGTCCTTGTGCTCATTGGTTCAACTGTTGTTGACTGGAACTTGGCTGATAATCCGCTCCCAAGGATATATTTTGGGCGAGGTCCCTCGGATGGATTCGATGACGGCTTTCAAAGCCCTACTGCTCTCTGGCAATCGCGCCGACAAGGCGTACCGCCTCATTCCTGGCAGAGCTCTGATCGGTGGGACTAGAACTGGGGTCCTTTGGCCAACTCCATCAGCCAGTTACCAGGACTCACTGACCTCATATacaaggcggccgaggagctTCCACACTGTCTGCTGCACGCCATCGAAAATAAGAGTACGATACCACGCCGTGTAACACGGCTTTACCATCACACTTTTCGGCTGCGGATGCTGGAAGCTGTCATGGATGCCTAATATCACGTAGATCAAGGCGTATGCGCTGGATATGATGGTCCATACGAATATGACCCAACTCCCACAGCGCCCGTTATGGATGCTCACGAATACAATATCATCCGATCTCCCTGCCTCTAtggcttttttttggtcAGCATCAAATACACCACCGACCTCATGACAAATGTGGTATTCCACATCATGGATGATGGCAAGTACCAGGACACAAAACAAATATTGCAGACCGAAGGACTTGCCCCGAATCTGGGCGAGATTTTCGTGTATGCACACCGCTCTTCATACTCGGCTCATCCAGAAGCGGAGTTCAGCTGGTAGGGAAACTCGGCAATGGAAATCGACGgccccctcctctgcccaTAAAGCGGCTCACTGTTAGGTCTTCTCTCGACTCTGGACCCGTTGAAATCTGTCAACTACTGGATCTTAGCGCTCTGAAGACTCTCGAGCTCAATTGGCCCCCGAATGAACAGAGGATTGAATTGTCCGAAAAACTTCGTTTACGTTCCCTGACAACGCTCGTGGTGGACTTGTCTCTACTAGCTCGAGGCCGAAGTAACCATGCCCAAGTCAAGCACTTCATTCGCGCTCATCCAAGCATCAAGCAATTACAGGTACGCGTATAGGATTGGTCAATCGCCTCATTTGTAGGGGAGAACCATCATGGAACGGTGTTTCCAAACATGGAGTCCTTATGCTTTCAAAACAGGCGATATAATGACATGTTCAAGGCCGTCGCCAGTTTGCTGATTTCGGCGCGTGAAATTGAAGGCTTGGGTGCCCTGTACCCCAACGTCAAGTGTCTGACCCTTCCTGTCCGTAGGTCAAGGGGCAACAATGATGAATTTGCGTTGTATCAAACCATTGGCCACGGTTTCCCcaagggtggtgggaggagtgggaaaACAAGGGCTTGAGGAAACAAAGGCTACATAGGATTTCGTTGCGAACGACCACACCCTTTTGCATACCTTTACCATTGCCGCCAATCAGAATGCATCCCACAGGCGGCGCCATGAGCTTCTGGGCCTGGTATTCATTCTGGCATGCCACCTTTTCACCAACTCCTTGCCATTTTTATGCCTGTTGTGTTTACCCTGAAGATATGATCCCAAAGCAGCCGCTCCTACCGTCAATGTGATGACGCCTCCGGTGACAGCCATATCTACAACCGCTGTACCTGCCGCCGCACCCATCGCCATACCTGCCGCAAAACCGGGCCCTCCACCCATCAGGATTGCCGGTATCATAGCATCCGGATTCCAGCTCTCCCAGCGATCCGAGATCTCCTTTTCGCTCAAATTGTCTACTATGCACCGCAGGTGCCAGAGGGCAAATTCTTGGCAGTTCCATAAAAAGTTTTGGTATGTCTTTTCAAAAAGCTCCTTCCATATATCGTTTGCTAAGAATGGGTGAAAATCGATGAGCAATAGATACCAGTAAGGAGACGGGGTCAGGTACACTTGCCGCATTCTTCAATCTTGTCATCCGGCCATGTCGTCTTGCATTCACCCAAATTAATAGGCTCATATTCAAGCGCTTTCTTTTGCATTTCCTCGATCCATTCCGACTTGGGCTTGATGCACAGGTTGTGCGATAGTCCGCTTGGATCGTCGGGTGTGGCGGCGACTTCGTAGCATGTGTCGCTCACGCAAACTGTCCAATGGTTGATGGTAGCTTTGCGCCatttgttgaggagggggattttgGCAAAGCTACTGATGGGTCGCCTGTAGAGGAAAACGTCTCGTTGTGATTGTGACATGATGTGGGAAAGGTATCACTGTTTCGATGATGTCTAGGTGCTAAGAAGGTTGTAGTAATCACTCTTGGACTTGGTGTTTCTCCAGGTTGAACGATCAAAACCGGAGAAGCCAGAATCGTTATTACTATCTTTCCAGTAGGGTATAAGACTGGGAGAATACCTTTTTGCAGGATGCGAGTAACGCGTCATGCCCAGCGCTCGAAACCGAACAGGCCAATCCTAGTGTCCAGACTGTAGCTTGATCTCATGGCTATGATTCATAGGTAGCACAGCTGTGCCGCCTCTAGATGATCTTTAGTGTGTGTTTGCCCATTTTAAGTACGGCAGAGAATCTTCTTTACCAATCAGGATGGACGGGTACTCCTTACGTCGTGGCGATGCCCTTCAGCTCCCGTCCTCATGCATTTTAACAGGCTTTCTGCCTGATAAAACAGTGTACGGGCGTACTTTACGCCGTGCAGATCTGAGCCACCAGCCCCAAAGGCAGCCTTTGTCTGTACGACCCCAACGTTATTCCATCTCAGAGAGGGGCGACAATACAAACATAAAATTAATTTCTCGACGTTCTGCCAGTATCACCTGAACAGGATTcctttcttcttcaccctGTTGACTTTTGCACTAGGTACTAGCCGTCTGCTCTCAAGATGGAGACATCCAACTATACCCGGGACTCGGGTCCACCCAAGAACTGCGATACAGTCCCCAGAAGTCTCTTTTTCAGAATCTTTGCCTTCAGCTATTCCGCTGCTTTACGCTACCACACCGTCCAGCCAATGCATTGTATCCAGCGCAACCAAAACTATCGCGAGGCCAAGCATGACGTCATCGCAGCACTGGCTCGTTTCCGTAAGACGAAATCAGAGGAGCTGAGATTTGTTCAAGGAGCAGTCAGTATACACACCCCACCCCTGAACCCTCAAAAATGATCCAGTCTAATATGGCACCTAGGCAGCGCTGTCCGGAGCAGCAGTAATAGGCGTCTTCTCCTGGCCCTCGACAGAAAGAACAGTCTGGATAGCCAAGATGCTCTGGAACTGGAGTttgtttctctctttctttgctCTGATCAGCTCGGCTCACCAACGGCTGCTCCGGCTGTTACCCAAGGACCCGAGTGATGAGCTCAGCGAGGCCGACCTGGCCAGGTGTCTCAGTCTGTTCTTGCAACCTCCTGTCCCGCCTGGGAAGGGGGACAGGATGTTCCAGCGGGGGATCAGCCGCCGTATGGTCTGGTTCTGGCAGTGTCCGACTATGCTTATGAGTTTTTCTTGGGTGTTATTTCTGGTTGGGTATACGCTTCACTTGTTGACACCGGTGTTTGACGCCTCCCTGGCGGAGTTTAATACGGTTGTGAGTTTGTATTTTATGCTCGATCCCCATGGGAGCCGTGTTCTAAGTTACCGACATATAGCCTGCCATCGTTACCGTGTGTGGCTGCACATTTGTGGTTGCcaacttctttttttgtgCCGAGCTGTGTCAGATGCGCATTTCGAAGGCCAGCCATGGGATTATTGAGACCGGCCCGAATGTATTGCCAGTATAGCGTGTGATGCAGCTAGAGATTTCATCACacttgaaggagaagacAGCTTTGCACAAGATATGGTAAAGACAGTTAGACAAATATACTCTACAGGCAGGTTAAAGAAGTCACTAATACACTAAATCTATCTACCTTCCCTCACATAACCAACACACACTGACACGATATGATGGAAGCCTTTTCCCAACCATACATGTGCTTCCCCCTGACATTGGCCCTATCCCAATCACGACTTCTTCAAATTGTCGACAACAATCCCGCCATTCTCTCCCACCACATAGTGACTCTGATTACCGGCCACAGCCGGCGGCATCTCGGCCGCCACTCGGAATCCCCGATAACACGACTACCACTGGGCATAGCCAACGAAGACCCGCACTGCCGGCAATCAATAATTCTCACAGCCAGCTGGCGGTCCGCCTCTGGCACCCGCAAAGGTGTACAACAATCACCCTGCTTGACATATACCGCCCACACCACCGTTATTGACTGAACGAAAGGACCACAATTGTTAGTATCTTTTCATGCCTGGAGGTCAGgcaagggaaagaaagagagtCACTCACACTTGGTATAattctccctcaccaacaaccaacccgTAATCACACTCTGCGACATCCCCAGCGGGAACTCAAAGCTCTGCCTCTTGACAGTAGTaacacacccacccacccactcGACCCGAAAGTAGTAGTTCACCCTTTGCTATCTGTCTCGCGGAATGTGATGGGGGCATCCCCGGACCCAATGGTGTGTCGTCGTCACCCATTCCTCTGCGTAGACTGCTAAAAATCAACCGAGAACCGATCTTGATCCCCGGATTGAAGGTCTGCGTGCCCCGGAAAGTTGCTCTCCTTGAAGCAGTTGTTCGTTCCTCTCGTCAACGGCTTGGTattggggttggaggtagGGATAGGAACCGTTGGTTTGGTCGAGGTCATCCCCTTAACCCACGTGTACACATTCCATCCAGGCCCGCCGGGGGTGGGTGCCGCGCCTGTGTAATCAGACCACGGCGACGTGTAGGCTGCCCTTCGGGGGCAATTGGAAGATGTGtatgttgtcgttgttgtggGCTTCATACAgccggaggcggtggagggctCGGTGGATGTGCAGGTTGTCTTCATGGTGAGCTTGGTGGAGGTCGAATAGAGTCTGCAGTGCACTGTTTTGTGGACGACGGCCTGGCTGTTCACTGCATTGAGTTCACTTGCATGTTGGTGGCGGTGAAGTTCGGTCGAATGGAGTCCCGCCGGTGATGGAGTTTCCATCACGGTCAACCAAGCCGGCAAAGCATGGTCATTCACCGTTTACGATGGAATCATCGGCATGGATGTGGCGTGAGACGGGGAACCTGGAGGCCTGGCTCCTTGACTCCTTGATCTATGCCTTCACTAACGTGAGAGGGGTGCTTCTACCGGAAGTGGTCCGTACCCTCGTAGACTTTTCGTTCTACTTCAGGGCAGCGATATCTCCATCTTTTGCAGGCTGACATCTCACCTACCCTGAGTCGTAACATCTGCGAACCTTTGGGCGTCACGATGGCCACTCCGCCTATCCCTTTCCGACGctgaaagaagaaggctgcagCGTTGCTGTTCCAGCTCAGTCCAATCGTCTGGGCTCTCGTCCATCCGCGTCTCGGAGACATCAATCAGCCAGCAATGTAAGCACTCTGCCACCAGTCCCATGCCCAGTCTTTTGCAGAGGACATGGTGTGGTAAGCACAGTTGCCAATTCCAAACGACAGACACCAAGCCAACGGAGATGTCACCAACCACAGCAGGGTACTTACTTTGGCCCGTCAGAATGCGAACGTTTATGGAACAAGGGACCCCGATGGGCCTCGATTGCTTGTATCTCTGCACGTGGGCAACTTGCGGTGCTGCCTCATGCGTGCTCAACCGCCGCGAACTACGCTATCCAACCGTCGACGTCCATCTTTCAGGAAATGCTACTTCCAGTCTTCGCAAGCGACTTTTCCATCAGGACCGTTTCATGTGGTCACCAGAGGACATAGACAGAAACCCGACTTCAAACCTGGGCTACAGCCGAATCGGATTGGACCAACAGTTTGCTGACTACCGCGATTATCACCTGCTTATCCTCGAGTAGGGCCCAGAGCAAACGGTTGCCAAACAGAGAGTAATTCCGGATGTTGATGGCAAGGCCTTCCAATAGGAACCAATATGGTACATGGCCGTACTGTCGTGGCCATTGTGAGTGACAGAGCCGTGTGAATGGCCCATATTTGGGAAACGGCTGATAGGGGGCTTGTCATAATGGCCCGTAGGTCTTGGGCGCCTTGGTAGGATGGCAGCCTGGATATCGGGTGTCTGGCAAGCGAGTTCGGCCTGGGTAAAATATATCCCCGTACGATCTTCTTTCTTGGGTTCTTGATCTTTGAAGCATGTCTGCTGCTGGGTATGGCCTTCCATATTCTTACTAGAAGCAGGCGCACTGCTGGAACCTGTTGTAAAGTTAACGCGGGCATTCAACCCAGCAAGAGGGGAGCCGAGTCAGGTTCCATAAGACATGGTCATTGGGCTTCAAGCGCCACCTCGAACGCGGAGACTGCTGCTTTCGTCACATGACAGCGAGCCTTACGCCCTGAAGCTATTCAGATAGTTCATGCTCAACCAGTGAACGTGGGTGTCTCCACTGGCTTTGCAGCCCTAAAGATTGCATTATCAACCACCACGCGGATAGTGGGCTTGGCATGTCATATGCGTTTCACTATCCATCTTATTTCTCATCAAGTGCTTACGTTCCATCGGCCTATTCCCAATATGTTGTCTATCGCACAACGTTGACATGAAAGCCCTGAGTTGCCACAAAAATACCATCGCACCATAGTCATCGCCACCCGCAGAGCTAGGTACCGAAATAAGATGCCTAGAGCTTGGCGCcaccttcatcatcatcatcatcctcctcctccttacGACCGCGAGTGACACTCAACTGACCCATCAATCTGCTGACCTCCTCCATAGACTCTCCCTCCATGTATTCCCCCTGGTCACCATCagtctcatcctccacctcctccacctcctccaacaccaacctcccccgcctACCACGACCTTGAACACTCCCACTTCCACTACCCATATTCCCATGTAGGCCAGCCTGCGCTtgcatcaacctcccctccgtcAAACCACCCCTCACGCTCCCCACAGCTGTGACCGCAGACCCAAACGGATCCGAAGGCGTAGCCCGACTATCATGTatactccccctccatcccctcctctccaccaacagccCCGTCACCTCCTTTTTCAGCGTCTTGATCATCTCCTCAATCAcattcttcctctccctcaccaacattTCCACTGCCCCATTCACCATCGACCCCTGGATGATATCCGCCACCCTCCACCTATGATACAAATTGCCGTGTCCCTTTCTCCTATCCACCTTGGCGGGAGAAGCATCAAAGTACATGTCACACAGCATGCAAGTGGGCTTGGAACAGCCGATGTACCTCCCGAATTTATCCTCCATGAAGAAATCCCAATGTGCATCCTCCCTGCCAGGGGAAGGGCAAAGGGTCTCCCTGCGGAGGTTGGACAAGAGTGTTACTTCTGCATGGACGGTGGTGATGTATTTGGGGTCTTTGATGGAATTTTTGAGGCCGGCGTCGAAATCCCTGGCTTGGAGCTGGGGGGAAAAGAAGTCGTAAGCGTCGTGAACTTCAACGTCGGTGGTGaggcggttgaggaggtcTTTGCCTGTGCACATTCTTTCCTTGATCTGGAGGGGGCTGGGGAGCTTAGCTGGGGAGGGGTATGGGATGACTTCGGGGGACTCGAAGAGGTCGGGCCATTTCCCGCGGGCGACAATGAAGACGCGGATGGCGAGGGTATATGAGTGGAGGCGGCCGATGGCGTGGCGAGTTTTGATCCAAGGGGAAGCGGGGCTGTCGTTCTCTGGGGACGATTTCGAGACGTTCTCCGAGGAGGGGGCTTTGAggcggaggaaggaggcaaaggaggaggtgtgGGATTTTTTGAGGGCCATGAGGAGGCGGTAAGTTTCTTGGGTGACTGTTGAGGTGAGATGTTAGTTGTGGACAGACTTGGGACGAAGATAACATGGGGACCTAGCATGGCACATACAGGACAGGAGATCATGGGGCCAAGAGGCCACCGCTGCCTCGGCAATCGGAAGTAGCTCCCGCAGGCGTCCTGCCATTGTGGCTGGTTTGTGTCAGCTTTAGCTCCCATCGATAGATTTCCAGGTGCCAGTAACTTACCCTCAGCGCCAGAGTCCTTGGCGCAGCTCTCAAGGCAAAGTCCAATATTGTCAACCAATGTTCTGAGGTACTTGTACAGGCGCCACCGACAGTACGCGATGACCTTCTTCAACAGACTGTCCGAGACGGCCTTGACCTTGGCTTCGTCTTCCAGATCTTGCCCTTTCATGCTTCCAAGTACTTTCAAAATCTCGTCAGACAAAAACTTCTTGACCCCGGCCATCTGTGTCTTGGTGCGACTATTAGAGGCAATCCAGTATTCCACCTGACCAGGCTGGACAATCATGGCGCTCGTGACGGTGTCTCCCCCATGCTTGGTATCACAAATTTGCGCAATCTTGTTGACAAAGCACCTATACAGGGCGCGATCGTCGTCGGGGGTGGTAACAATAGAGTCATCGTCCGGCGTATGGGGGTTCGACACATGGGGAAGTGCATTATTCAGGGCACAGAAGAGGTGAATGGCCCCATAAAGTCGCTTTGCCTGGCTGGGAGCTAGCGGGACGGGTGTGGAGGTTTGAGCGGGGAGTGTTGCGCTGGGCATGTTGAGGGAATGCTTGAACGGAACGAAGGGGGTCAGAAGATAATTCAGTGAAGGATTTGAGATGTTTCGACGGGCAACTTGATTAAGAACCGTGATCTGGTTAGTAGAGCACACGAAACGAGAATGACGGGAGAAGCAACAGGAAATTTATAATCATCCCACCATCTCAGCTAGGGACCTGGTGATGTCGTCTGTCGTCTTCGCATTGTCCGTATGCCCCTCTCCCCTGTATGCCTCTTTGGCGGGAGGATACAGGAAATCTGCCTCGAACAAGCTTGGGTCGCAACCTGGGCCAACTCACTGGTCAGTGATTGGAGGATTGGCTGGTTGGATGACCACATCGCTCgacccatcaccaaccaaagGTTTCAAGGCGTCCATCGGCAACAAACAGAACGAA is from Podospora pseudopauciseta strain CBS 411.78 chromosome 5 map unlocalized CBS411.78m_5.2, whole genome shotgun sequence and encodes:
- a CDS encoding uncharacterized protein (EggNog:ENOG503P7JH), producing the protein MSQSQRDVFLYRRPISSFAKIPLLNKWRKATINHWTVCVSDTCYEVAATPDDPSGLSHNLCIKPKSEWIEEMQKKALEYEPINLGECKTTWPDDKIEECGKSNDIWKELFEKTYQNFLWNCQEFALWHLRCIVDNLSEKEISDRWESWNPDAMIPAILMGGGPGFAAGMAMGAAAGTAVVDMAVTGGVITLTA
- a CDS encoding uncharacterized protein (EggNog:ENOG503PEYK), with the protein product METSNYTRDSGPPKNCDTVPRSLFFRIFAFSYSAALRYHTVQPMHCIQRNQNYREAKHDVIAALARFRKTKSEELRFVQGAAALSGAAVIGVFSWPSTERTVWIAKMLWNWSLFLSFFALISSAHQRLLRLLPKDPSDELSEADLARCLSLFLQPPVPPGKGDRMFQRGISRRMVWFWQCPTMLMSFSWVLFLVGYTLHLLTPVFDASLAEFNTVVSLYFMLDPHGSRVLSYRHIACHRYRVWLHICGCQLLFLCRAVSDAHFEGQPWDY
- a CDS encoding uncharacterized protein (EggNog:ENOG503P0P3; COG:S) — translated: MPSATLPAQTSTPVPLAPSQAKRLYGAIHLFCALNNALPHVSNPHTPDDDSIVTTPDDDRALYRCFVNKIAQICDTKHGGDTVTSAMIVQPGQVEYWIASNSRTKTQMAGVKKFLSDEILKVLGSMKGQDLEDEAKVKAVSDSLLKKVIAYCRWRLYKYLRTLVDNIGLCLESCAKDSGAEATMAGRLRELLPIAEAAVASWPHDLLSFTQETYRLLMALKKSHTSSFASFLRLKAPSSENVSKSSPENDSPASPWIKTRHAIGRLHSYTLAIRVFIVARGKWPDLFESPEVIPYPSPAKLPSPLQIKERMCTGKDLLNRLTTDVEVHDAYDFFSPQLQARDFDAGLKNSIKDPKYITTVHAEVTLLSNLRRETLCPSPGREDAHWDFFMEDKFGRYIGCSKPTCMLCDMYFDASPAKVDRRKGHGNLYHRWRVADIIQGSMVNGAVEMLVRERKNVIEEMIKTLKKEVTGLLVERRGWRGSIHDSRATPSDPFGSAVTAVGSVRGGLTEGRLMQAQAGLHGNMGSGSGSVQGRGRRGRLVLEEVEEVEDETDGDQGEYMEGESMEEVSRLMGQLSVTRGRKEEEDDDDDEGGAKL